One genomic window of Cinclus cinclus chromosome 6, bCinCin1.1, whole genome shotgun sequence includes the following:
- the TRAPPC6B gene encoding trafficking protein particle complex subunit 6B isoform X1 produces the protein MADEALFLLLHSEMVAGLYRAAEQGEGVTAGADAAAAAPCVLQENGRCTTKLESMGFRVGQGLIERFTKDTARFKDELDIMKFICKDFWTTVFKKQIDNLRTNHQGIYVLQDNKFRLLTQMSAGKQYLEHAPKYLAFTCGLIRGGLSNLGIKSIVTAEVSSMPACKFQVMIQKM, from the exons ATGGCGGACGAGGcgctgttcctgctgctgcacagcgAGATGGTGGCGGGGCTGTACCGCGCCGCCGAGCAGGGCGAAGGGGTGA CGGCCGGGGCTGACGCTGCGGCCGCGGCGCCTTGTGTCTTGCAGGAGAACGGGCGCTGCACCACCAAGCTGGAGAGCATGGGCTTCCGCGTCGGGCAGGGGCTCATCGAGAG GTTTACAAAAGACACTGCCAGGTTCAAGGATGAATTAGACATTATGAAGTTCATTTGCAAAGATTTTTGGACAACGGTATTCAAAAAACAAATAGATAACCTAAGGACTAATCACCAG gGTATTTATGTCCTTCAAGACAATAAATTTCGTCTGTTGACACAAATGTCTGCAGGAAAGCAGTATTTAGAACATGCACCAAAG TATTTAGCATTCACCTGTGGACTAATCAGAGGAGGCCTATCAAATCTGGGAATAAAGAGTATTGTAACAGCTGAAGTTTCATCAATGCCTGCAT gtaAATTTCAGGTCATGATACAGAAGATGTAG
- the TRAPPC6B gene encoding trafficking protein particle complex subunit 6B isoform X3 — MADEALFLLLHSEMVAGLYRAAEQGEGENGRCTTKLESMGFRVGQGLIERFTKDTARFKDELDIMKFICKDFWTTVFKKQIDNLRTNHQYLAFTCGLIRGGLSNLGIKSIVTAEVSSMPACKFQVMIQKM; from the exons ATGGCGGACGAGGcgctgttcctgctgctgcacagcgAGATGGTGGCGGGGCTGTACCGCGCCGCCGAGCAGGGCGAAGGG GAGAACGGGCGCTGCACCACCAAGCTGGAGAGCATGGGCTTCCGCGTCGGGCAGGGGCTCATCGAGAG GTTTACAAAAGACACTGCCAGGTTCAAGGATGAATTAGACATTATGAAGTTCATTTGCAAAGATTTTTGGACAACGGTATTCAAAAAACAAATAGATAACCTAAGGACTAATCACCAG TATTTAGCATTCACCTGTGGACTAATCAGAGGAGGCCTATCAAATCTGGGAATAAAGAGTATTGTAACAGCTGAAGTTTCATCAATGCCTGCAT gtaAATTTCAGGTCATGATACAGAAGATGTAG
- the TRAPPC6B gene encoding trafficking protein particle complex subunit 6B isoform X2, translated as MADEALFLLLHSEMVAGLYRAAEQGEGENGRCTTKLESMGFRVGQGLIERFTKDTARFKDELDIMKFICKDFWTTVFKKQIDNLRTNHQGIYVLQDNKFRLLTQMSAGKQYLEHAPKYLAFTCGLIRGGLSNLGIKSIVTAEVSSMPACKFQVMIQKM; from the exons ATGGCGGACGAGGcgctgttcctgctgctgcacagcgAGATGGTGGCGGGGCTGTACCGCGCCGCCGAGCAGGGCGAAGGG GAGAACGGGCGCTGCACCACCAAGCTGGAGAGCATGGGCTTCCGCGTCGGGCAGGGGCTCATCGAGAG GTTTACAAAAGACACTGCCAGGTTCAAGGATGAATTAGACATTATGAAGTTCATTTGCAAAGATTTTTGGACAACGGTATTCAAAAAACAAATAGATAACCTAAGGACTAATCACCAG gGTATTTATGTCCTTCAAGACAATAAATTTCGTCTGTTGACACAAATGTCTGCAGGAAAGCAGTATTTAGAACATGCACCAAAG TATTTAGCATTCACCTGTGGACTAATCAGAGGAGGCCTATCAAATCTGGGAATAAAGAGTATTGTAACAGCTGAAGTTTCATCAATGCCTGCAT gtaAATTTCAGGTCATGATACAGAAGATGTAG